The following are from one region of the Sandaracinus amylolyticus genome:
- a CDS encoding SCO family protein, with protein sequence MTRRTRLIVGGVGWALVAAMAIALFVRSRPSSEPEVLMPIAPFELVDQDGRAFGSEQLRGQVWIAGFAFTSCTSICPMLTSQMANLQRRLAERGDAVRLVTITVDPETDTPERMRAYAEQYRADLRSWSFLTGEPQRVRRTIEEGFRRPIGARREVEGGYDILHSGDLMLVDRDGMLRGLYPTDQDGLDALMRDAAALQ encoded by the coding sequence GTGACGCGGAGGACGCGGCTGATCGTCGGCGGCGTCGGATGGGCGCTGGTCGCGGCGATGGCGATCGCGCTGTTCGTGCGGTCGCGGCCGTCGAGCGAGCCCGAGGTGCTGATGCCGATCGCGCCGTTCGAGCTCGTCGATCAGGACGGGCGCGCGTTCGGCAGCGAGCAGCTGCGCGGGCAGGTGTGGATCGCGGGGTTCGCGTTCACGAGCTGCACGTCGATCTGTCCGATGCTGACGAGCCAGATGGCGAACCTGCAGCGTCGCCTCGCGGAGCGGGGCGACGCGGTGCGCCTGGTGACGATCACCGTCGATCCCGAGACCGACACGCCGGAGCGGATGCGCGCGTACGCCGAGCAGTACCGCGCGGATCTACGGAGCTGGTCGTTCCTCACCGGCGAGCCGCAGCGGGTGCGCCGGACGATCGAGGAGGGCTTCCGCCGTCCGATCGGTGCGCGCCGCGAGGTCGAGGGCGGCTACGACATCCTGCACAGCGGCGATCTGATGCTCGTCGATCGCGACGGGATGCTGCGCGGGTTGTACCCGACCGATCAGGACGGGCTCGATGCGTTGATGCGGGACGCGGCGGCGCTGCAGTAA
- the folE gene encoding GTP cyclohydrolase I produces MTRKPADLDRAARAVEAFLDALGVPVSSDPELSETGRRVAEAFARDLLEGYSLDPAAILAEATSSSASGLVVVTGIATTAMCPHHLLPASGVVHVGYLPGDKVVGLGAIARLVDCYARRLILQEDLGQRVVDALVTHLGARGAGAVVDLVPTCMTVRGGRRHGSRAVTTAYAGVMAADASARQELLAAIAVSGADGGAGSLGR; encoded by the coding sequence ATGACGCGGAAGCCCGCGGACCTCGATCGCGCGGCGCGGGCGGTCGAAGCGTTCCTCGACGCGCTCGGTGTACCGGTCTCGAGCGACCCCGAGCTGAGCGAGACCGGGCGTCGCGTCGCCGAGGCGTTCGCCCGCGATCTGCTCGAGGGCTACTCGCTCGATCCCGCGGCGATCCTCGCCGAGGCGACGAGCTCGAGCGCGAGCGGGCTCGTGGTGGTCACCGGCATCGCGACGACCGCGATGTGCCCGCATCACCTGCTCCCCGCGAGCGGCGTGGTGCACGTCGGCTATCTGCCGGGCGACAAGGTCGTCGGGCTCGGCGCGATCGCGCGGCTCGTCGACTGCTACGCCCGGCGGCTCATCCTCCAGGAGGACCTCGGCCAGCGCGTCGTCGATGCGCTCGTCACGCACCTCGGCGCGCGCGGCGCCGGGGCGGTGGTCGATCTCGTGCCGACGTGCATGACGGTGCGCGGCGGGCGGCGCCACGGATCACGCGCCGTGACCACGGCGTACGCAGGCGTGATGGCGGCGGATGCGTCGGCGCGGCAGGAGCTGCTCGCGGCGATCGCGGTCTCCGGAGCAGATGGTGGCGCAGGATCCCTCGGACGTTGA
- a CDS encoding FAD-binding oxidoreductase — translation MRYARERLRWNGWGSREVTFETKGRDREVWEFVRQAVGADALPSTPPTPLDQIDLPAIRLSPAIVQGLGGVLSPDRVRTDAYERAFHALGRSYHDLVRLRRGDLRHAPDAVVYPESAAEVLTLLSFCEKNDVAVVPFGGGSSVVGGVEARGADGHVGVVTLDTTRMDQVLEVDPVSHTATAQSGIYGPVLEEELAARGFTVGHFPQSFEYSTLGGWIAARGAGQLSNRYGTADKLLVAAKVATPRGEWRTLAFPASAAGPNLNHLVAGSEGTLGVITEATVKIHPVAESRRIAAFVFRDFETGAAAVRALVQGEVGAAMIRLSDADETRFFGEFRNVIEPHGGASKIAEKALSYAGFADKCVMMVAFEGGQRQVREGFRRAFAIATRAGGLFVGESPGKAWWKRRFEMPYLRDPMMDHGVGVDTLETSTEWANVPRLYRAVREALGGAMKSVAGGGVVMAHVSHSYLDGASLYFTFVFARDVSSGLESELAQWKAIKEAASRAISEQGGTISHHHGVGIDHAHWLPAEKGALGIDVLSAAKAKLDPKGVMNPGKLVRVGG, via the coding sequence ATGCGCTACGCACGAGAGCGACTTCGCTGGAACGGATGGGGATCGCGCGAGGTGACCTTCGAGACGAAGGGGCGCGATCGCGAGGTCTGGGAGTTCGTGCGGCAGGCGGTGGGCGCGGACGCGCTTCCATCGACGCCGCCCACACCGCTCGATCAGATCGATCTGCCCGCGATCCGGCTCTCACCCGCGATCGTGCAGGGGCTCGGGGGCGTGCTCTCGCCCGATCGTGTGCGCACCGACGCGTACGAGCGCGCGTTCCACGCGCTCGGCCGCAGCTATCACGACCTCGTGCGGCTGCGGCGCGGTGATCTGCGTCATGCGCCCGACGCGGTCGTGTACCCGGAGAGCGCGGCCGAGGTGCTCACGCTGCTCTCGTTCTGCGAGAAGAACGACGTCGCGGTGGTGCCCTTCGGCGGCGGCTCGAGCGTGGTCGGCGGCGTCGAGGCGCGGGGCGCGGACGGGCACGTCGGCGTCGTGACCCTCGACACGACGCGCATGGATCAGGTGCTCGAGGTCGATCCGGTCTCGCACACCGCGACCGCACAGAGCGGCATCTACGGCCCGGTGCTCGAGGAGGAGCTCGCGGCGCGCGGGTTCACGGTCGGGCACTTCCCCCAGTCCTTCGAGTACTCGACGCTCGGCGGTTGGATCGCGGCGCGCGGCGCCGGGCAGCTGAGCAATCGTTACGGCACCGCCGACAAGCTCCTCGTCGCGGCGAAGGTCGCGACCCCGCGCGGCGAGTGGCGCACCCTCGCGTTCCCCGCGTCGGCGGCGGGCCCGAACCTGAACCACCTCGTCGCGGGCTCGGAGGGCACGCTCGGCGTGATCACCGAGGCGACGGTGAAGATCCATCCGGTCGCCGAGTCGCGGCGCATCGCGGCGTTCGTCTTCCGCGACTTCGAGACCGGCGCGGCCGCGGTGCGCGCGCTGGTGCAGGGCGAGGTCGGCGCCGCGATGATCCGCCTCAGCGACGCCGACGAGACCCGCTTCTTCGGCGAGTTCCGCAACGTCATCGAGCCCCACGGCGGCGCCTCGAAGATCGCGGAGAAGGCGCTCTCCTACGCGGGCTTCGCCGACAAGTGCGTGATGATGGTCGCGTTCGAGGGCGGCCAGCGCCAGGTGCGCGAGGGGTTCCGTCGCGCGTTCGCGATCGCGACCCGCGCCGGCGGGCTCTTCGTCGGCGAGAGCCCGGGCAAGGCGTGGTGGAAGCGGCGCTTCGAGATGCCGTACCTGCGCGACCCGATGATGGACCACGGCGTCGGCGTGGACACGCTCGAGACCAGCACCGAGTGGGCGAACGTGCCGCGGCTCTATCGCGCGGTGCGCGAGGCGCTCGGAGGCGCGATGAAGAGCGTCGCCGGCGGCGGCGTGGTGATGGCGCACGTCTCGCACTCGTACCTCGACGGCGCGAGCCTCTACTTCACGTTCGTGTTCGCGCGCGACGTCTCGAGCGGGCTCGAGAGCGAGCTCGCGCAGTGGAAGGCGATCAAGGAGGCCGCGTCGCGCGCGATCAGCGAGCAGGGCGGCACGATCAGCCATCACCACGGCGTGGGCATCGACCACGCGCACTGGCTGCCCGCGGAGAAGGGCGCGCTCGGCATCGACGTGCTCTCCGCCGCGAAGGCGAAGCTCGACCCCAAGGGGGTGATGAACCCCGGCAAGCTCGTCCGAGTCGGGGGATGA
- a CDS encoding LON peptidase substrate-binding domain-containing protein: MVAQDPSDVDLAPFEPEELEALPIFPLPRVVLLPGGVMPLHVFEPRYRAMVSDCISHGPRAIAMAMLVPGWERDYEGRPPIRTIAGAGRIVAHRRNHDGTHDLVLHGIARVRLDERSDLERPYRVASATVIDDDDDRDEDALRRALEPVLAIASSLSALEKRGLVPPPQLVGTPSSVADRIADRWIHEANARQEILETTSVPRRIARVGDALVTLLARLATPSGSGAAN; this comes from the coding sequence ATGGTGGCGCAGGATCCCTCGGACGTTGATCTCGCGCCCTTCGAGCCCGAGGAGCTCGAGGCGCTGCCGATCTTCCCGCTGCCGCGCGTGGTGCTGCTGCCGGGCGGCGTGATGCCGCTCCACGTGTTCGAGCCGCGCTACCGCGCGATGGTGAGCGACTGCATCTCGCACGGGCCGCGCGCGATCGCGATGGCGATGCTCGTGCCGGGCTGGGAGCGCGACTACGAAGGGCGCCCGCCGATCCGCACGATCGCGGGCGCGGGGCGCATCGTCGCGCATCGGCGCAACCACGACGGCACCCACGATCTCGTGCTGCACGGCATCGCGCGGGTTCGGCTCGACGAGCGCAGCGATCTCGAGCGCCCCTATCGCGTCGCGAGCGCGACCGTGATCGACGATGACGACGATCGCGACGAGGACGCGCTGCGCCGCGCGCTCGAGCCCGTGCTCGCGATCGCGTCGTCGCTCTCCGCGCTCGAGAAGCGCGGGCTCGTGCCTCCGCCGCAGCTCGTCGGAACGCCCAGCAGCGTCGCCGATCGCATCGCCGATCGCTGGATCCACGAGGCGAACGCGCGCCAGGAGATCCTCGAGACCACGAGCGTGCCCCGGCGCATCGCGCGGGTCGGCGATGCGCTGGTGACGCTCCTCGCGCGGCTCGCGACGCCCAGCGGATCGGGCGCCGCGAACTGA
- a CDS encoding MerR family transcriptional regulator: MTASDPPGGAAPVPARIDAQRPEKGGCGGCTGGGGGCGSKASAGPPSVVDGKPFPDAKSMIEAKAVLEAPPVKTDPCGLPLSSGDMARGCETTIRTVRFYEEAGLIEPVARSEGGHRMYSPEQLLKLQLIMDLREAGLSLQDIKALFELKHRFDNAEAASKEMADVLEAQIECMQRKIAVLRRLREELACMVATIRECENCEAPDFKKQCGGCDVMARPDLPRAMRLLWGSGRE; the protein is encoded by the coding sequence GTGACCGCTTCCGACCCGCCCGGCGGGGCTGCCCCCGTTCCTGCCCGCATCGACGCGCAGCGCCCCGAGAAGGGCGGCTGCGGGGGATGTACCGGTGGCGGCGGTGGCTGCGGCTCGAAGGCCAGCGCCGGCCCGCCGAGCGTCGTCGACGGGAAACCCTTCCCCGATGCGAAGTCCATGATCGAAGCGAAGGCCGTCCTCGAGGCGCCCCCCGTGAAGACCGACCCCTGCGGGCTGCCGCTCTCGAGCGGTGACATGGCGCGAGGCTGCGAGACGACGATCCGCACCGTGCGCTTCTACGAGGAAGCGGGCCTCATCGAGCCGGTGGCGCGCAGTGAGGGCGGCCACCGCATGTACAGCCCGGAGCAACTCCTCAAGCTCCAGCTGATCATGGACCTGCGCGAGGCCGGGCTCTCGCTGCAGGACATCAAGGCGCTCTTCGAGCTCAAGCACCGCTTCGACAATGCCGAGGCGGCGAGCAAGGAGATGGCGGACGTCCTCGAGGCGCAGATCGAGTGCATGCAGCGCAAGATCGCGGTGCTGCGGCGGCTGCGCGAAGAGCTCGCGTGCATGGTCGCGACGATCCGCGAGTGCGAGAATTGCGAGGCGCCGGACTTCAAGAAGCAGTGCGGCGGATGCGACGTGATGGCGCGTCCCGATCTGCCGCGCGCGATGCGCCTGCTCTGGGGCTCCGGCCGCGAATGA
- a CDS encoding tetratricopeptide repeat protein — MHQRARRLPALRPTLIGVGLAAGSALLSACWATTERFDRLAARVESLETRSAALETDVGSQVEHAKTKVAELEQVLERATQVVTRASADTGAQVEALQEQIARQEGAIAELQHELSRVQEQFREQQTDYENRMKKLARRAGIDMPLEETEIPADREQHWQAALRAVEARDFSTARALYRAYVTRYHDDARADDAQLAIGRSYLTEDRPATALGELRRVISDFQQGDAVPAALLAMGDAFYRLHACGEARTALDTLIRAHPRSPQAAEARTKLREIQRAPSGYCTS, encoded by the coding sequence ATGCACCAGCGAGCGAGAAGACTGCCCGCGCTGAGGCCGACCCTGATCGGGGTGGGCCTCGCCGCGGGCAGCGCGCTTCTGAGCGCGTGCTGGGCGACCACCGAGCGCTTCGATCGGCTCGCGGCGCGGGTCGAGTCGCTGGAGACGCGATCGGCCGCCCTCGAGACCGACGTGGGCTCGCAGGTCGAGCACGCGAAGACGAAGGTCGCGGAGCTGGAGCAGGTGCTCGAGCGGGCGACCCAGGTCGTCACGCGTGCGAGCGCCGACACCGGCGCGCAGGTCGAGGCGCTGCAGGAGCAGATCGCGCGTCAGGAAGGCGCGATCGCCGAGCTCCAGCACGAGCTGTCGCGGGTCCAGGAACAGTTCCGCGAGCAGCAGACCGACTACGAGAACCGGATGAAGAAGCTGGCGCGACGCGCCGGCATCGACATGCCGCTCGAAGAGACGGAGATCCCCGCGGATCGCGAGCAGCACTGGCAGGCAGCGCTGCGGGCGGTGGAGGCGCGCGACTTCTCGACGGCGCGAGCGCTCTATCGCGCGTACGTCACGCGCTACCACGACGACGCGAGGGCCGACGACGCGCAGCTCGCGATCGGTCGCTCGTACCTGACCGAAGATCGCCCCGCGACCGCGCTCGGAGAGCTGCGCCGCGTGATCAGCGACTTCCAGCAGGGCGACGCGGTCCCCGCCGCGCTGCTCGCGATGGGCGACGCGTTCTATCGCCTGCACGCGTGCGGCGAGGCGCGCACCGCGCTCGACACGCTGATCCGCGCCCATCCCCGCAGCCCGCAGGCCGCGGAAGCGCGGACGAAGCTACGCGAGATCCAGCGCGCACCGAGCGGCTACTGCACGTCCTGA
- the ribA gene encoding GTP cyclohydrolase II, with product MNAFPRSSKAASSVVRYSEANVPTEYGTFRVVVYREDLGRNGFHDHVAVVKGDVRGDDVLVRVHSECMTGEVLHSMKCDCREQLDLGLRRIAEEGRGAVFYLRQEGRGIGLGDKIRAYALQERGVDTVDANRMLGLPDDSRRYDVAAFMCADLGIHSVVLLTNNPLKVQALRAEGVPVARRVSAFVEPNEHNRGYLIAKTRRMGHHLDLATLVAGDHVGPIEPMMTETADGEPIAPDGEPKLRPLR from the coding sequence ATGAACGCGTTCCCGCGCTCCTCGAAGGCCGCCTCCTCCGTCGTTCGTTACTCGGAGGCCAACGTGCCGACCGAGTACGGGACGTTCCGCGTGGTGGTCTACCGAGAAGACCTCGGCCGCAACGGGTTCCACGATCACGTCGCGGTGGTGAAAGGCGACGTGCGCGGTGACGACGTGCTCGTGCGCGTCCACAGCGAGTGCATGACCGGCGAGGTCCTGCACTCGATGAAGTGCGACTGCCGCGAGCAGCTCGACCTCGGCCTGCGTCGCATCGCGGAAGAGGGTCGGGGCGCGGTGTTCTACCTGCGCCAGGAGGGCCGCGGCATCGGCCTCGGCGACAAGATCCGCGCGTACGCGCTGCAGGAGCGCGGGGTCGACACCGTCGACGCCAACCGCATGCTCGGCCTGCCCGACGACTCGCGCCGCTACGACGTGGCCGCGTTCATGTGCGCCGACCTCGGGATCCACTCGGTCGTGCTGCTGACGAACAACCCGCTCAAGGTGCAGGCGCTGCGCGCGGAGGGCGTGCCGGTGGCGCGTCGCGTGAGCGCGTTCGTCGAGCCGAACGAGCACAACCGCGGGTACCTGATCGCGAAGACGCGGCGCATGGGCCACCACCTCGATCTCGCGACGCTGGTCGCGGGCGATCACGTGGGCCCGATCGAGCCGATGATGACCGAGACCGCCGACGGCGAGCCGATCGCGCCCGACGGCGAGCCGAAGCTCCGCCCGCTGCGCTGA
- a CDS encoding serine/threonine-protein kinase, with protein sequence MADPNLGREIANQFRILEKIGSGGMGAVYKAEQPDMRRFVAIKILHPRYLSRPDLVSRFRREARAMSHLAHPNTAKVFLYGQLEDGACYFAMEYLEGRNLAQTVRAEGPMDAARAIHIMVQVCGALEEAHSKGIVHRDLKPENIFLTNLGGIADFPKVLDFGLAKVTEREMRPGSLILTQEGMVFGTPEFMSPEQARGEKLDGRSDIYSLGVILYELLTGKLPFDAAQPMEFIQKHIKEPPLPLQRRAPNREFPGGLWEAIAKSLAKDPAQRFQTANELANALKDVLARPRSVPAPSPEPSYGGYANAGGGMTGGGPAGYQATQMGFNPSPYPAPQPPAQVAPPSAPPPAQSAYPHPQQAHPHPQQASYAQYSPPHQASQHAGFAAQPMQAPAPVAHPPAPASRAPWIVLGLGTLLALVGTVALVLAIWLR encoded by the coding sequence GTGGCGGACCCGAACCTCGGGCGCGAGATCGCGAACCAGTTCCGAATCCTCGAGAAGATCGGGTCGGGCGGCATGGGCGCGGTCTACAAGGCGGAGCAGCCCGACATGCGGCGCTTCGTCGCGATCAAGATCCTCCACCCGCGATATCTGTCGCGCCCGGATCTGGTCTCGCGCTTCCGCCGCGAAGCGCGCGCGATGAGCCACCTCGCGCACCCCAACACCGCGAAGGTCTTCCTCTACGGCCAGCTCGAGGACGGCGCGTGTTACTTCGCGATGGAGTACCTCGAGGGCCGCAACCTCGCGCAGACGGTGCGCGCGGAAGGCCCGATGGACGCGGCGCGCGCGATCCACATCATGGTGCAGGTCTGCGGCGCGCTCGAGGAAGCGCACAGCAAGGGCATCGTCCACCGCGACCTCAAGCCCGAGAACATCTTCCTCACGAACCTGGGCGGCATCGCGGACTTCCCGAAGGTGCTCGACTTCGGGCTCGCGAAGGTGACCGAGCGCGAGATGCGCCCCGGCTCGCTGATCCTGACCCAGGAGGGCATGGTCTTCGGGACGCCGGAGTTCATGTCGCCCGAGCAGGCGCGCGGCGAGAAGCTCGACGGCCGCTCCGACATCTACTCGCTGGGCGTGATCCTCTACGAGCTCCTGACCGGGAAGCTGCCGTTCGACGCGGCGCAGCCGATGGAGTTCATCCAGAAGCACATCAAGGAGCCGCCGCTGCCGCTGCAGCGCCGCGCGCCCAACCGAGAGTTCCCGGGAGGGCTCTGGGAGGCGATCGCGAAGTCGCTGGCGAAGGATCCGGCGCAGCGCTTCCAGACCGCGAACGAGCTGGCGAACGCGCTGAAGGACGTCCTGGCGCGGCCGCGCTCGGTGCCCGCGCCGTCGCCCGAGCCGTCGTACGGCGGCTACGCGAACGCGGGCGGCGGGATGACCGGCGGAGGCCCCGCGGGCTACCAGGCGACGCAGATGGGGTTCAACCCGTCGCCCTACCCGGCACCGCAGCCGCCGGCGCAGGTCGCGCCGCCCTCGGCGCCGCCGCCGGCGCAGTCCGCGTATCCGCATCCGCAGCAGGCGCATCCGCACCCGCAGCAGGCGTCGTACGCCCAGTACTCGCCGCCGCACCAGGCGTCGCAGCACGCGGGCTTCGCCGCGCAGCCGATGCAAGCGCCGGCGCCGGTCGCGCACCCGCCGGCGCCCGCGTCGCGGGCTCCGTGGATCGTGCTGGGGCTGGGGACGCTGCTGGCGCTGGTCGGCACCGTCGCGCTGGTCCTCGCGATCTGGCTGCGGTAG
- the cyoE gene encoding heme o synthase → MQATHDAAGASDPTGRSSLLRDLVALTKPRITLMVLITTAGGLWLAPGRMTFLAIAATLIGTAAVVSSANALNCWMERESDKHMARTKRRPLPAGRMAPHVALRFGLALGAFSVPLLALAVNPLTGLLAAIALVSYVWIYTPMKQVSPAALLVGSVPGAMPPLMGWTAATGSLEAPGIVLFGILFLWQLPHFLAIAMFRQGEYTRAGIKVMPAVRGVSRTKLHAAMYAGALVPVSLMLVPLGIAGTIYLAVVGLAGVVFAVMCIRGLRIAEQDREASHRWARAVFFASLVYLPLLFAALAIDVAAR, encoded by the coding sequence ATGCAAGCCACGCACGATGCTGCTGGTGCGAGCGATCCGACGGGCCGCAGCTCGCTGCTCCGTGATCTCGTCGCGCTGACGAAGCCGCGCATCACGCTGATGGTGCTCATCACGACCGCGGGGGGGCTCTGGCTCGCGCCCGGTCGGATGACGTTCCTCGCGATCGCGGCGACGCTGATCGGGACCGCGGCCGTCGTGTCGAGCGCGAACGCGCTCAACTGCTGGATGGAGCGCGAGAGCGACAAGCACATGGCGCGCACCAAGCGTCGCCCGCTGCCAGCGGGGCGCATGGCGCCGCACGTCGCGCTGCGCTTCGGCCTGGCGCTCGGTGCGTTCTCGGTGCCGCTGCTCGCGCTCGCGGTGAACCCGCTGACCGGGCTGCTCGCGGCGATCGCGCTGGTCTCGTACGTGTGGATCTACACGCCGATGAAGCAGGTCAGCCCCGCGGCGCTGCTGGTCGGCTCGGTGCCCGGCGCGATGCCGCCGCTGATGGGCTGGACCGCGGCGACCGGGTCGCTCGAGGCGCCCGGCATCGTGCTCTTCGGCATCCTGTTCCTCTGGCAGCTCCCGCACTTCCTCGCGATCGCGATGTTCCGCCAGGGCGAGTACACGCGCGCCGGGATCAAGGTGATGCCGGCGGTGCGCGGCGTGTCGCGGACGAAGCTGCACGCGGCGATGTACGCGGGCGCGCTGGTGCCGGTGAGCCTGATGCTCGTGCCGCTCGGCATCGCGGGCACGATCTACCTGGCGGTGGTGGGCCTCGCCGGCGTGGTGTTCGCGGTGATGTGCATCCGCGGGCTGCGCATCGCGGAGCAGGATCGCGAGGCGTCGCATCGGTGGGCGCGCGCGGTGTTCTTCGCGTCGCTGGTGTACCTGCCGCTGCTCTTCGCCGCGCTCGCGATCGACGTCGCCGCGCGCTGA
- a CDS encoding FliM/FliN family flagellar motor switch protein gives MPEATPFPFDRLPRVTRSEARALRRCARRLPIAQLAEAAASASEWLGTSPSFEPLPIEAWAPGTLAAVLIDPLCAVIAEPASPLGARIAIEIEPRVAAAIVERVLGGGDDAPPHPGALTEAERGVLAYAIARALGPAAAGALRIATVVTTPEAVLLALGDRGGVCWPLRARLAGHAGIVRVWIPDAFLARTELASAPAPHAAALGALDATIVIEGGRASLGARDVVGLAEGDVVILDDASAVPSASGLAGEVIARVRRGATRWRCVLEGAGGDATRVVVRAIEPHPPVGRRREEEIEMAQEEGGATSRMLEAVGDAPVELVVELARFEMPLAEIAALRPGEVLATGRALGERVVLRAGERTIALGELVEIEGEIGVRVLSLG, from the coding sequence GTGCCCGAGGCGACGCCGTTTCCCTTCGATCGACTGCCCCGCGTCACGCGCTCCGAGGCGCGCGCGCTGCGGCGCTGCGCGCGACGGCTGCCCATCGCGCAGCTCGCGGAAGCGGCGGCATCGGCGAGCGAGTGGCTGGGCACGTCGCCCTCGTTCGAGCCGCTGCCGATCGAGGCGTGGGCGCCGGGGACGCTGGCGGCGGTCCTGATCGATCCACTGTGCGCGGTGATCGCCGAGCCTGCGTCGCCGCTCGGGGCGCGGATCGCGATCGAGATCGAGCCGCGGGTCGCCGCGGCGATCGTCGAGCGGGTGCTCGGTGGCGGCGACGACGCGCCGCCCCACCCCGGCGCGCTGACCGAGGCGGAGCGGGGCGTGCTCGCGTACGCGATCGCGCGCGCCCTCGGGCCGGCGGCGGCCGGTGCGCTGCGGATCGCGACCGTGGTGACGACGCCCGAGGCAGTGCTGCTCGCGCTCGGCGATCGCGGGGGCGTCTGTTGGCCGCTGCGGGCGCGGCTCGCGGGGCACGCCGGGATCGTGCGGGTGTGGATCCCCGACGCGTTCCTCGCGCGCACCGAGCTCGCCTCGGCACCGGCTCCCCACGCTGCCGCGCTCGGCGCGCTCGACGCGACGATCGTGATCGAGGGCGGCCGCGCGAGCCTGGGCGCCCGCGACGTCGTGGGCCTGGCCGAGGGCGACGTGGTCATCCTCGACGACGCGAGCGCGGTCCCGAGCGCGAGCGGGCTCGCGGGCGAGGTGATCGCGCGGGTGCGACGCGGCGCGACGCGCTGGCGCTGCGTGCTCGAGGGCGCGGGAGGAGATGCGACGAGGGTCGTCGTGCGCGCGATCGAGCCGCACCCGCCGGTCGGCCGTCGCCGCGAGGAGGAGATCGAGATGGCGCAGGAGGAAGGCGGCGCGACGTCGCGGATGCTCGAGGCGGTGGGCGATGCGCCGGTGGAGCTCGTGGTCGAGCTGGCGCGCTTCGAGATGCCGCTCGCGGAGATCGCGGCGCTGCGCCCGGGCGAGGTGCTCGCGACCGGGCGGGCGCTCGGGGAGCGGGTGGTGCTGCGGGCGGGCGAGCGCACCATCGCGCTCGGCGAGCTGGTGGAGATCGAGGGCGAGATCGGCGTCCGGGTGCTCTCGCTGGGGTGA
- a CDS encoding OmpA family protein yields the protein MKMLHRGLTVATGALFALIGGAAVVGCGPSYPNCDNDEQCHEGEFCVNGRCQDCRDDSHCPRGQQCDEGACAPIPGWCDTDAQCPADQECVNNRCQPRPVVSEAQPEPEPGPCQLTPVYFAFDDSTLDETARNALQTNVSCMTERNIQNVMITGMTDPRGTEEYNMALGDRRARSTRDHLQRLGVERRRMQTRSVGEEQATGYDEGSWGRDRRAELGER from the coding sequence ATGAAGATGCTGCATCGGGGGCTCACCGTCGCGACGGGCGCCTTGTTCGCGTTGATCGGTGGGGCTGCCGTGGTGGGCTGTGGCCCAAGCTACCCGAACTGCGACAACGACGAGCAGTGCCACGAAGGCGAGTTCTGCGTGAACGGTCGCTGCCAGGACTGCCGTGACGACAGCCACTGCCCGCGTGGGCAGCAGTGCGACGAAGGCGCTTGTGCGCCGATCCCGGGCTGGTGCGACACCGACGCGCAGTGCCCCGCGGACCAGGAGTGCGTCAACAACCGCTGCCAGCCGCGTCCGGTCGTCAGCGAGGCGCAGCCCGAGCCGGAGCCCGGCCCCTGCCAGCTCACGCCGGTCTACTTCGCGTTCGACGACAGCACGCTCGACGAGACGGCGCGCAACGCGCTGCAGACGAACGTCAGCTGCATGACCGAGCGGAACATCCAGAACGTGATGATCACCGGCATGACCGATCCGCGCGGCACCGAGGAGTACAACATGGCGCTCGGCGATCGCCGTGCGCGCTCCACGCGTGACCACCTGCAGCGCCTCGGCGTCGAGCGCCGTCGCATGCAGACGCGCTCGGTGGGCGAGGAGCAGGCGACCGGCTACGACGAGGGTAGCTGGGGCCGCGACCGCCGCGCCGAGCTCGGCGAGCGCTGA